From the genome of Rhineura floridana isolate rRhiFlo1 chromosome 7, rRhiFlo1.hap2, whole genome shotgun sequence, one region includes:
- the LOC133388359 gene encoding DNA polymerase beta-like → MDILLTHPNFTSESSKQPKLLHQVVEQLESIHFVTDTLSKGDTKFMGVCRLPSKDEETDYPYRRIDIRLIPKDQYYCGVLYFTGSDIFNKNMRARALEMGFTLNEYTIRPLGITGVAGEPLAVDSEEDIFDCIQWKYREPKERSE, encoded by the coding sequence ATGGATATCCTCCTGACCCATCCAAACTTCACTTCAGAATCCTCCAAACAGCCGAAGCTTTTGCATCAAGTTGTGGAGCAACTGGAAAGCATCCATTTTGTTACAGATACGCTTTCAAAGGGAGACACCAAATTCATGGGAGTATGTCGACTCCCAAGCAAAGATGAGGAAACCGATTACCCATACAGGAGAATTGATATCAGGTTGATTCCCAAAGATCAGTATTACTGCGGAGTCCTGTACTTCACCGGGAGTGATATATTCAATAAGAACATGCGAGCCCGTGCATTGGAAATGGGCTTTACCCTCAATGAATACACCATCCGGCCCTTAGGCATCACTGGAGTCGCAGGGGAGCCCCTGGCTGTGGACAGCGAGGAGGACATCTTTGACTGCATCCAGTGGAAGTATCGCGAGCCGAAGGAGCGGAGTGAATAG